One genomic window of Syngnathus acus chromosome 11, fSynAcu1.2, whole genome shotgun sequence includes the following:
- the LOC119130225 gene encoding carcinoembryonic antigen-related cell adhesion molecule 1-like gives MTTTLTTTIVALLLVLSEWQRLEARDILPPGPMDAVVGKNVTLRTLLQSPKYLFIIWNFNDGREQIHVATLGAQGLKVNVPFQGRASVDAKSGALSLSALTTADSGDFSVNILSEEGDTETAEIQLRVLEPVSGVKLTANMAEALEHNSTVVLTCNAKGSFLNFTWLNGSVPVVPGGRLAIQQDEASSRLTIVDVLRTDLTRPIYCNATNKLETEKSAPFSLPVHYGPDEVTFTASQESEFVRAGSNFNLTCAVRSSPPATITWYQNQTLMEDTGPVLPLQAVERLPLWQQMSHYTCQAANAKTQRVVTSRSVSFAVMKPVSGVQMSGPAQGTVLLASNSSANFSCRAAEGPVSSRLWLKDGKQLPATGDEGRVMVAPDGTWISLAPLLKGDNGRIVCRLSNAVSTEEAAYQLLVNFGPEAVTVSGQSAVEVGDAIQLSCSADSVPAANFTWKFNATLTEIKTATYAINQAVYKNTGTYTCQAHNVVTGKSATFVHHLSVKEEGALDEGLSDGAIAGIIIAILAALGVAIGLVLYCRQKVPVESPY, from the exons ATGACGACGACCCTGACCACGACGATTGTTGCGCTCCTGCTCGTCCTGTCTG AATGGCAGCGCCTGGAGGCTCGCGACATTCTCCCACCGGGCCCAATGGACGCCGTGGTGGGGAAAAACGTCACCCTGCGGACGCTCCTGCAGTCCCCCAAGTACTTGTTCATCATCTGGAACTTCAACGACGGTCGCGAGCAGATTCACGTGGCCACCCTGGGGGCCCAGGGACTAAAGGTGAACGTGCCCTTCCAGGGGCGCGCGTCCGTGGACGCCAAGAGCGGCGCGCTGTCGCTGAGCGCGCTCACGACGGCCGACAGCGGAGACTTCAGCGTCAACATTTTGAGCGAGGAAGGCGACACCGAGACCGCCGAGATACAGCTGCGCGTGCTCG AGCCTGTGTCGGGCGTCAAGCTGACCGCAAACATGGCTGAGGCGCTGGAGCACAACAGCACAGTGGTCCTGACCTGCAACGCCAAAGGCTCTTTCCTCAACTTCACCTGGCTCAACGGCAGCGTGCCTGTTGTCCCTGGCGGACGGCTTGCTATCCAACAG GACGAGGCGAGCAGTCGGCTGACCATTGTCGATGTCCTGCGCACCGACCTGACACGACCCATCTACTGCAACGCCACCAACAAACTAGAGACGGAGAAGAGCGCCCCCTTCAGCCTGCCCGTCCACT ATGGTCCGGACGAGGTCACCTTCACGGCTTCCCAAGAGTCGGAGTTTGTGCGGGCCGGTTCCAACTTCAACCTAACGTGCGCCGTGCGCTCCAGTCCACCCGCCACCATCACGTGGTACCAGAACCAGACCCTGATGGAAGACACTGGGCCTGTGCTGCCGCTGCAGGCCGTGGAGCGGCTCCCCCTGTGGCAGCAGATGAGTCACTACACGTGCCAAGCTGCCAACGCCAAGACCCAGCGAGTCGTCACCTCGCGTAGCGTTTCATTCGCTGTCATGA AGCCGGTGTCGGGCGTGCAAATGAGCGGGCCAGCCCAGGGCACGGTCCTGCTGGCCAGCAACAGCTCGGCCAACTTCAGCTGCCGTGCGGCGGAAGGTCCCGTGAGCAGCCGCTTGTGGCTGAAGGACGGCAAGCAGCTGCCGGCGACGGGCGACGAGGGCCGCGTGATGGTGGCGCCCGACGGCACTTGGATCAGCTTGGCGCCGTTGCTCAAGGGGGACAACGGCCGCATCGTGTGCCGCCTGTCCAACGCCGTTAGCACGGAGGAGGCTGCCTACCAGCTGCTCGTCAACT TCGGCCCCGAGGCGGTGACGGTGAGCGGGCAGAGCGCGGTGGAGGTGGGCGACGCCATCCAACTCAGCTGCTCAGCCGACTCAGTGCCGGCCGCCAACTTCACCTGGAAGTTCAACGCAACGCTGACGGAGATCAAGACGGCCACCTACGCCATCAATCAGGCTGTCTACAAGAACACGGGCACCTACACCTGCCAGGCGCACAACGTCGTCACCGGCAAAAGCGCCACCTTCGTGCACCACCTGTCCGTCAAAG AGGAGGGCGCGCTGGATGAAGGCCTATCAGATGGCGCCATCGCCGGCATCATCATTGCCATCCTGGCCGCGTTGGGCGTGGCCATTGGCTTGGTCTTGTACTGCCGGCAGAAAGTTCC GGTGGAGTCGCCATACTAG
- the LOC119130138 gene encoding semaphorin-6D-like isoform X2: MALGERPPLLLLLASCFLHASSFPRDLQAISLLDESGRLPVFSSLLRDDANGRPGLRFQRMTRVNRMLFITARDHVFAVNLTTAAEAFVPQTTLTWRAADVSKCAVRGNDGDECYNYIKVLVPRDDETLFVCGTNAFNPACRNYKTSTLEQVGSDLPGQARCPFESSQSNAGTFAGGDFYSATVTDFLASDAVIYRSLGDGRPVLRTVKYDSKWLREPRFLHAVDYGSHVYFFLSEIAAEYTTLGKVVFSRVARVCKNDNGGSPRVLDKHWTSFLKARLNCSLPGDSLFYFDVLQSLTGVLQINGRPAVLAVFTTQANSIPGSAVCAFYMDEVEKVFGGKFKEQRGSDSAWMAVADDAVPEPRPGSCAGDGPAANFKSSADFPDETLAFIKSFPLMDGAVPAVNRRPLYTRTASRFKLTQIVADVSAGPHKERTVVFLGSEDGRVAKVLAATLPHDTFGSKLLEDIDVYDPDKCDPGVREGDRRILGLELDKEHHALFVAFSSCLVRVPLSRCQRHGACKRACLASRDPYCIWLRTGRCADMAPGFKAGFEQDIEGDHSNMAPCQVISAASGNRETPSDSAYGVLGAAAVDEDSASGVHYTLLIACALLAFLLGAASSGLLASRFCGGAHQKGKLDKDLEASLPHALSLHSLAKLSGLLDTTAPKEDKTVESQCPETCGSFIPEGRATDALTACHRLAEAEPQVGLTQAASDLSALPTANSGPELPWRKTSSEFPVPDGPASSADSPASFAAVTTADCVSPSVFPPPHLRGNGQPSSDASDVSALDELLRHIQQVSAQGDGGIRVLTSTSRGHPHHHLHQCGLDRSHHRGNRQPATQALPLNANGAILRQHAMIPEAPVQPGGPALVEMGGGLPRHHSFNQRGAPPRQRLLARMNTSSSGPPAPRVCLTRQHSYSEGVCVQRGNASAVRRAVSLKPKVPPKPLFLPDARN; the protein is encoded by the exons ATGGCCCTGGGCGAGCGGCCACCGTTGCTGCTCCTGCTCGCTTCCTGCTTCCTGCATGCCTCGTCCTTCCCACGAGACCTGCAAGCCATCAGCCTGCTGGACG AGTCGGGACGCTTGCCGGTATTCTCGAGTCTGCTGCGGGATGACGCCAATGGCCGGCCGGGTCTCCGCTTCCAGAGGATGACGCGCGTCAACCGCATGCTCTTCATCACCGCCAG GGATCACGTGTTTGCCGTAAACCTGACGACGGCAGCTGAGGCCTTCGTACCTCAGACG ACGCTGACGTGGCGCGCCGCCGACGTGAGCAAGTGCGCCGTGCGGGGGAATGACGGC GACGAGTGTTACAACTACATCAAAGTGTTGGTGCCGCGCGACGACGAGACGCTGTTTGTGTGCGGGACCAACGCCTTCAACCCGGCGTGCCGCAACTACAAG ACGAGCACGTTGGAACAGGTGGGCTCGGACCTGCCGGGTCAGGCGCGCTGTCCCTTCGAGTCAAGCCAGTCCAACGCCGGGACATTCGCCG GTGGAGATTTCTACTCGGCCACCGTGACCGACTTCCTGGCCAGCGATGCCGTCATCTACCGCAGCCTGGGAGACGGCCGGCCCGTCCTCAGAACCGTCAAGTACGACTCCAAGTGGCTTCGAG AGCCTCGCTTCCTGCACGCCGTGGACTACGGGAGCCACGTCTACTTTTTCCTGAGCGAGATCGCGGCGGAGTACACCACCTTGGGGAAG GTTGTCTTTTCTCGGGTGGCCAGAGTCTGCAAGAATGACAACGGCGGCTCGCCGAGAGTCCTGGACAAGCACTGGACCTCCTTCCTTAAG GCCCGCCTGAACTGTTCTCTTCCCGGAGATTCTCTCTTCTACTTTGATGTGCTCCAATCACTGACCGGCGTTCTGCAGATCAATGGACGTCCCGCCGTGTTGGCTGTCTTCACCACGCAGGCTAACAG CATTCCGGGTTCGGCGGTGTGCGCGTTCTACATGGACGAGGTGGAGAAAGTGTTTGGAGGCAAGTTCAAGGAGCAACGTGGCAGCGACTCGGCGTGGATGGCCGTGGCGGACGACGCTGTGCCCGAGCCGCG GCCCGGCTCGTGCGCGGGCGACGGGCCAGCCGCCAACTTCAAATCTTCTGCGGATTTCCCGGACGAGACGCTGGCGTTCATCAAATCTTTTCCACTGATGGACGGTGCCGTGCCTGCTGTCAACCGGCGGCCACTTTACACCAGGACCGCCAGCAG GTTCAAGCTGACGCAGATCGTGGCTGATGTTTCGGCGGGTCCGCACAAGGAGCGCACGGTGGTGTTCTTGGGCTCCGAGGACGGCCGAGTGGCTAAGGTTCTGGCTGCCACGCTTCCCCATGACACCTTTGGCTCCAAACTCCTGGAGGACATTGACGTATACGACCCCGACAA GTGTGACCCTGGTGTCCGGGAGGGGGACCGCAGGATTTTGGGCCTGGAGCTGGACAAGGAGCACCACGCCTTGTTTGTGGCGTTCAGCAGCTGTCTGGTGCGCGTGCCGCTCAGCCGATGCCAACGGCACGGTGCCTGTAAAAG GGCGTGTCTGGCCTCGCGGGACCCCTACTGCATCTGGCTGCGGACAGGAAGGTGTGCTGACATGGCACCCGGGTTCAA GGCGGGATTTGAGCAGGACATCGAGGGGGACCACTCCAATATGGCCCCGTGTCAAG TCATCTCGGCGGCCTCTGGTAACCGGGAAACGCCCTCCGACTCGGCTTACG GCGTGCTTGGTGCAGCAGCCGTGGATGAAGACTCGGCGTCTGGCGTCCACTACACTCTGCTGATCGCCTGCGCGCTGCTGGCGTTCTTGCTGGGCGCCGCCTCGTCGGGCCTTCTGGCGTCGCGCTTCTGCGGCGGCGCCCATCAGAAGGGGAAGTTGGACAAAGACCTGGAGGCCTCGCTGCCCCACGCCTTGTCGCTGCACTCGCTTGCCAAGCTGAGCGGACTCCTGGACACCACCGCGCCCAAG GAGGACAAAACGGTCGAGTCGCAGTGCCCCGAGACGTGTGGATCCTTCATCCCCGAGGGCCGAGCAACTGATGCCCTGACCGCGTGCCACCGGCTTGCTGAGGCCGAGCCCCAAGTTGGCCTGACGCAG GCGGCCAGCGACCTGTCGGCTCTTCCCACGGCCAACTCGGGCCCGGAACTCCCTTGGCGGAAGACGAGCTCAGAATTCCCTGTGCCAGATGGCCCCGCCTCCTCTGCGGACAGCCCCGCCTCCTTTGCAGCGGTGACGACTGCTGACTGCGTGTCTCCGTCTGTGTTTCCGCCCCCTCATCTCCGTGGCAACGGCCAACCATCCTCTGACGCATCGGACGTGTCTGCGTTGGATGAGCTTCTGAGGCACATCCAGCAGGTCAGCGCCCAGGGTGACGGGGGCATCAGGGTCCTGACGTCCACCTCTCGAGGGCATCCTcaccatcatcttcatcagTGTGGCTTGGACCGCAGCCATCACCGTGGCAACCGGCAGCCGGCAACTCAAGCGCTGCCGCTGAATGCTAACGGCGCTATCTTGCGCCAACACGCCATGATCCCGGAGGCTCCGGTCCAGCCCGGAGGTCCCGCCCTCGTTGAGATGGGCGGCGGCCTACCACGCCATCACAGTTTCAACCAGCGGGGGGCGCCGCCACGGCAACGTTTGCTGGCCAGAATGAacaccagcagcagcggcCCCCCGGCCCCGCGGGTCTGCCTGACGCGTCAGCACAGTTACAGCGAGGGAGTCTGCGTGCAGCGTGGTAACGCTAGCGCCGTGCGCCGTGCTGTCTCTCTCAAGCCCAAAGTGCCGCCCAAACCTTTGTTCCTTCCCGACGCCCGCAATTAG
- the LOC119130138 gene encoding semaphorin-6D-like isoform X1 has translation MALGERPPLLLLLASCFLHASSFPRDLQAISLLDESGRLPVFSSLLRDDANGRPGLRFQRMTRVNRMLFITARDHVFAVNLTTAAEAFVPQTTLTWRAADVSKCAVRGNDGDECYNYIKVLVPRDDETLFVCGTNAFNPACRNYKTSTLEQVGSDLPGQARCPFESSQSNAGTFAGGDFYSATVTDFLASDAVIYRSLGDGRPVLRTVKYDSKWLREPRFLHAVDYGSHVYFFLSEIAAEYTTLGKVVFSRVARVCKNDNGGSPRVLDKHWTSFLKARLNCSLPGDSLFYFDVLQSLTGVLQINGRPAVLAVFTTQANSIPGSAVCAFYMDEVEKVFGGKFKEQRGSDSAWMAVADDAVPEPRPGSCAGDGPAANFKSSADFPDETLAFIKSFPLMDGAVPAVNRRPLYTRTASRFKLTQIVADVSAGPHKERTVVFLGSEDGRVAKVLAATLPHDTFGSKLLEDIDVYDPDKCDPGVREGDRRILGLELDKEHHALFVAFSSCLVRVPLSRCQRHGACKRACLASRDPYCIWLRTGRCADMAPGFKAGFEQDIEGDHSNMAPCQAVISAASGNRETPSDSAYGVLGAAAVDEDSASGVHYTLLIACALLAFLLGAASSGLLASRFCGGAHQKGKLDKDLEASLPHALSLHSLAKLSGLLDTTAPKEDKTVESQCPETCGSFIPEGRATDALTACHRLAEAEPQVGLTQAASDLSALPTANSGPELPWRKTSSEFPVPDGPASSADSPASFAAVTTADCVSPSVFPPPHLRGNGQPSSDASDVSALDELLRHIQQVSAQGDGGIRVLTSTSRGHPHHHLHQCGLDRSHHRGNRQPATQALPLNANGAILRQHAMIPEAPVQPGGPALVEMGGGLPRHHSFNQRGAPPRQRLLARMNTSSSGPPAPRVCLTRQHSYSEGVCVQRGNASAVRRAVSLKPKVPPKPLFLPDARN, from the exons ATGGCCCTGGGCGAGCGGCCACCGTTGCTGCTCCTGCTCGCTTCCTGCTTCCTGCATGCCTCGTCCTTCCCACGAGACCTGCAAGCCATCAGCCTGCTGGACG AGTCGGGACGCTTGCCGGTATTCTCGAGTCTGCTGCGGGATGACGCCAATGGCCGGCCGGGTCTCCGCTTCCAGAGGATGACGCGCGTCAACCGCATGCTCTTCATCACCGCCAG GGATCACGTGTTTGCCGTAAACCTGACGACGGCAGCTGAGGCCTTCGTACCTCAGACG ACGCTGACGTGGCGCGCCGCCGACGTGAGCAAGTGCGCCGTGCGGGGGAATGACGGC GACGAGTGTTACAACTACATCAAAGTGTTGGTGCCGCGCGACGACGAGACGCTGTTTGTGTGCGGGACCAACGCCTTCAACCCGGCGTGCCGCAACTACAAG ACGAGCACGTTGGAACAGGTGGGCTCGGACCTGCCGGGTCAGGCGCGCTGTCCCTTCGAGTCAAGCCAGTCCAACGCCGGGACATTCGCCG GTGGAGATTTCTACTCGGCCACCGTGACCGACTTCCTGGCCAGCGATGCCGTCATCTACCGCAGCCTGGGAGACGGCCGGCCCGTCCTCAGAACCGTCAAGTACGACTCCAAGTGGCTTCGAG AGCCTCGCTTCCTGCACGCCGTGGACTACGGGAGCCACGTCTACTTTTTCCTGAGCGAGATCGCGGCGGAGTACACCACCTTGGGGAAG GTTGTCTTTTCTCGGGTGGCCAGAGTCTGCAAGAATGACAACGGCGGCTCGCCGAGAGTCCTGGACAAGCACTGGACCTCCTTCCTTAAG GCCCGCCTGAACTGTTCTCTTCCCGGAGATTCTCTCTTCTACTTTGATGTGCTCCAATCACTGACCGGCGTTCTGCAGATCAATGGACGTCCCGCCGTGTTGGCTGTCTTCACCACGCAGGCTAACAG CATTCCGGGTTCGGCGGTGTGCGCGTTCTACATGGACGAGGTGGAGAAAGTGTTTGGAGGCAAGTTCAAGGAGCAACGTGGCAGCGACTCGGCGTGGATGGCCGTGGCGGACGACGCTGTGCCCGAGCCGCG GCCCGGCTCGTGCGCGGGCGACGGGCCAGCCGCCAACTTCAAATCTTCTGCGGATTTCCCGGACGAGACGCTGGCGTTCATCAAATCTTTTCCACTGATGGACGGTGCCGTGCCTGCTGTCAACCGGCGGCCACTTTACACCAGGACCGCCAGCAG GTTCAAGCTGACGCAGATCGTGGCTGATGTTTCGGCGGGTCCGCACAAGGAGCGCACGGTGGTGTTCTTGGGCTCCGAGGACGGCCGAGTGGCTAAGGTTCTGGCTGCCACGCTTCCCCATGACACCTTTGGCTCCAAACTCCTGGAGGACATTGACGTATACGACCCCGACAA GTGTGACCCTGGTGTCCGGGAGGGGGACCGCAGGATTTTGGGCCTGGAGCTGGACAAGGAGCACCACGCCTTGTTTGTGGCGTTCAGCAGCTGTCTGGTGCGCGTGCCGCTCAGCCGATGCCAACGGCACGGTGCCTGTAAAAG GGCGTGTCTGGCCTCGCGGGACCCCTACTGCATCTGGCTGCGGACAGGAAGGTGTGCTGACATGGCACCCGGGTTCAA GGCGGGATTTGAGCAGGACATCGAGGGGGACCACTCCAATATGGCCCCGTGTCAAG CGGTCATCTCGGCGGCCTCTGGTAACCGGGAAACGCCCTCCGACTCGGCTTACG GCGTGCTTGGTGCAGCAGCCGTGGATGAAGACTCGGCGTCTGGCGTCCACTACACTCTGCTGATCGCCTGCGCGCTGCTGGCGTTCTTGCTGGGCGCCGCCTCGTCGGGCCTTCTGGCGTCGCGCTTCTGCGGCGGCGCCCATCAGAAGGGGAAGTTGGACAAAGACCTGGAGGCCTCGCTGCCCCACGCCTTGTCGCTGCACTCGCTTGCCAAGCTGAGCGGACTCCTGGACACCACCGCGCCCAAG GAGGACAAAACGGTCGAGTCGCAGTGCCCCGAGACGTGTGGATCCTTCATCCCCGAGGGCCGAGCAACTGATGCCCTGACCGCGTGCCACCGGCTTGCTGAGGCCGAGCCCCAAGTTGGCCTGACGCAG GCGGCCAGCGACCTGTCGGCTCTTCCCACGGCCAACTCGGGCCCGGAACTCCCTTGGCGGAAGACGAGCTCAGAATTCCCTGTGCCAGATGGCCCCGCCTCCTCTGCGGACAGCCCCGCCTCCTTTGCAGCGGTGACGACTGCTGACTGCGTGTCTCCGTCTGTGTTTCCGCCCCCTCATCTCCGTGGCAACGGCCAACCATCCTCTGACGCATCGGACGTGTCTGCGTTGGATGAGCTTCTGAGGCACATCCAGCAGGTCAGCGCCCAGGGTGACGGGGGCATCAGGGTCCTGACGTCCACCTCTCGAGGGCATCCTcaccatcatcttcatcagTGTGGCTTGGACCGCAGCCATCACCGTGGCAACCGGCAGCCGGCAACTCAAGCGCTGCCGCTGAATGCTAACGGCGCTATCTTGCGCCAACACGCCATGATCCCGGAGGCTCCGGTCCAGCCCGGAGGTCCCGCCCTCGTTGAGATGGGCGGCGGCCTACCACGCCATCACAGTTTCAACCAGCGGGGGGCGCCGCCACGGCAACGTTTGCTGGCCAGAATGAacaccagcagcagcggcCCCCCGGCCCCGCGGGTCTGCCTGACGCGTCAGCACAGTTACAGCGAGGGAGTCTGCGTGCAGCGTGGTAACGCTAGCGCCGTGCGCCGTGCTGTCTCTCTCAAGCCCAAAGTGCCGCCCAAACCTTTGTTCCTTCCCGACGCCCGCAATTAG